The following proteins come from a genomic window of Canis lupus baileyi chromosome 20, mCanLup2.hap1, whole genome shotgun sequence:
- the ARHGEF4 gene encoding rho guanine nucleotide exchange factor 4 isoform X2 produces MDDQELGFKAGDVIEVMDATNREWWWGRVADGEGWFPASFVRLRVNQDEPADDAAVRAGDGGAEDRGAEAQSSRDQMRTNVINEILSTERDYIKHLRDICEGYIRQCRKRADMFSEEQLRTIFGNIEDIYRCQKAFVKALEQRFNRERPHLSELGACFLEHQADFQIYSEYCNNHPNACVELSRLTKLSKYVYFFEACRLLQKMIDISLDGFLLTPVQKICKYPLQLAELLKYTPPQHRDFKDVEAALHAMKNVAQLINERKRRLENIDKIAQWQSSIEDWEGEDLLVRSSELIYSGELTRVTQPQAKSQQRMFFLFDHQLIYCKKDLLRRDVLYYKGRVDMDGLEVVDLEDGKDRDLHVSVKNAFRLLCGTTGESHLLCARKPEQKQRWLKAFAREREQVQLDQETGFSITELQRKQAMLNASKQQATGKPKALSRPYYLTRQKHPALPTSLPQQQVLVLAEPKRKPSTFWHSISRLAPFRK; encoded by the exons CTGAGGGTGAACCAGGACGAGCCCGCGGACGACGCGGCTGTGCGGGCCGGGGACGGCGGGGCCGAGGACAGAGGGGCCGAGGCGCAGAGCAGCAGGGACCAGATGCGGACCAACGTCATCAACGAGATCCTCAGCACCGAGCGGGACTACATCAAGCACCTGCGGGACATTTGCGAG GGCTACATCAGGCAGTGTCGCAAGCGCGCCGACATGTTCAGTGAGGAGCAGCTGCGCACCATCTTTGGGAACATCGAGGACATCTACCGCTGCCAGAAGGCCTTCGTGAAAGCACTGGAGCAGAGGTTCAACCGGGAGCGTCCACACCTGAGCGAGCTGGGCGCCTGCTTCCTGGAGCAC CAAGCGGATTTCCAGATCTACTCTGAGTACTGCAACAACCACCCCAATGCCTGTGTGGAGCTGTCCCGGCTCACCAAGCTCAGCAAGTACGTATACTTCTTTGAGGCCTGCCGGCTGCTGCAGAAGATGATAGACATCTCACTGGACGGCTTCTTGCTAACACCAGTGCAGAAGATCTGCAAGTACCCTCTGCAGCTGGCCGAGCTACTCAAGTACACGCCCCCCCAGCACAG GGATTTCAAGGATGTGGAAGCAGCCTTACATGCCATGAAGAATGTGGCCCAGCTCATTAATGAACGAAAACGGAGGCTTGAAAACATCGACAAGATTGCTCAGTGGCAGAGCTCCATAGAGGACTGGGAG GGGGAAGATCTCCTGGTCAGGAGCTCAGAACTCATCTACTCGGGGGAGCTGACTCGTGTTACACAGCCACAAGCCAAGAGCCAGCAGAGGATGTTTTTTCTCTTTGACCACCAGCTCATCTACTGCAAGAAG GACCTTCTCCGCCGGGATGTGCTGTACTATAAGGGCCGAGTGGACATGGATGGCCTGGAGGTGGTGGATCTGGAAGATGGGAAAGACAGAGACCTCCACGTGAGTGTCAAGAATGCTTTCCGGCTGCTCTGCGGCACCACAGGAGAGAgtcacctgctgtgtgccaggaagCCTGAGCAGAAACAGCGCTGGCTCAAGGCCTTCGCCAGGGAGAGGGAACAAGTGCAGCTGGACCAGGAGACAG GCTTCTCTATCACCGAGCTGCAGAGAAAGCAAGCCATGCTGAATGCCAGCAAGCAGCAGGCCACTGGGAAGCCCAAAG CCCTCAGCCGGCCCTACTACCTGACACGCCAGAAGCACCCGGCACTACCCACCAGCCTGCCCCAGCAACAGGTCTTAGTACTGGCAGAACCCAAGCGGAAGCCTTCTACTTTCTGGCACAGCATCAGCCGGCTGGCACCCTTCCGCAAGTGA